Below is a window of Magnetococcales bacterium DNA.
TGGCCCAACGCCCCGGCCTGCTACCCAAGCCCGTGCCGATTCCGGAAGGCCCCTTCCAAAAATCAGAACGGCCCTTGTGTGTTTTTCTGGGTCGTTTTGATGGCGCCAAACGTCCCGAGCGGTTTTTTCAATTGGTGAGCCAACTGCCGGAAGTGGACTTTATCGCCATCGGTCGCTCCCACGAAGCCAGCCATCAAAAGCACCTGGAAGAGCGCTATTTCCACCTGCCCAATCTCACTGTTTCAGGAGATTTTATCGATCAATTTCAGGACAATACCCTGGATAACATATTGGCCCGGGCCTGGATCCTGGTCCACACCGGCCCCCGGGAAGGACTCGCCACCTCGTTTCAGGAAGCCAGCGCCCGGGAGATGGCCATCCTTGCCTATGTCAATCCCGGGAATTATGTCCGCCGCTTCGGAAAGGTGGTCCCTGACGATGGCGGCACCGACACCATGGCAGCAGCTCTCCAATCATTGATCCACTCCGGTGGTTGGCGGAAGATGGGCAAGCAGGGACGCGCCTGGAATTTGGCCAACCATAGTGTCCAGCATTCGGTAGAAGAGCATATGAAGGTCTATCGGGGACATC
It encodes the following:
- a CDS encoding glycosyltransferase family 4 protein; translation: MIQASENHNPMRICLIVNQIAAWGKIGGFGVNARRLGRGLVAQGVEVHVVVPQRAGQDRLETLDGMTIHGQSSREVFFGRKIYRQIDADIYHLCEPNIAGFNAQRACPDKIHLVTSMNPRNHEVWRTELASAVWSRKIKIPFQWAYEDSPPVRRAIKKAHGVYAEAEFLRDVAQDFYRLAQRPGLLPKPVPIPEGPFQKSERPLCVFLGRFDGAKRPERFFQLVSQLPEVDFIAIGRSHEASHQKHLEERYFHLPNLTVSGDFIDQFQDNTLDNILARAWILVHTGPREGLATSFQEASAREMAILAYVNPGNYVRRFGKVVPDDGGTDTMAAALQSLIHSGGWRKMGKQGRAWNLANHSVQHSVEEHMKVYRGHLEQQRGG